The genomic window AATTACCACTGGACTCAAAGTATCTTTTGGCCAACACATTGGTCACCTGGCTGAAAAAACTGATGAGAGGTAGACGACTCAAGAGTATTAAACTCTTTTGATAGTAACCACGACGAATGTTAGGATCTTTAGTTTGTCTAAAATAGACAAATCCAAAGAGGTAATTAGGATCAAATTGAATTCCTGAAGGAGTCTTGGAGTTGTAGTTATCCAGAGAGAGACGACTAACTTGATCAGGCAGTAGATTAGATGTATCCTTCTTCTCCTGTTCCTCATTTTCAGGTTTCTTTCGCCTACTTCCATCAGTACGGATTCGGAAGTGGAATTGAGAATCTCCCATAACTCCAGAATTGGAATCAGGAAATGCTAAATAGCAAATGTTGATTTTATCCTTTTCAGTCAGACGAAGTACAGGAGGGTATAAATGTTCTATAGCTTGACCAAGTTCTAAGTCAAATGTAACTACACAAATCCCTTGGACCCAAGAAGAGAACCCTTGCCAACCCCCCGGATTCTTGGCTTGAGGGGAGGAACTAAAGTTGTCTGAAATagtctttttttccatttttaatgagTCAGCCTTGAACACTAAAATCACCTTATTTTACGTTTGTGGCCACCCGTAGCACCTTTAGAGAACTTCATGGTTCGTAGGATGTCTTCATTCTCCTCAGAAGACCAAAACAAACCTCCTTCTCCACCACCTCCGATTATAAAGGGTAAAGCTAAGGTAGCTCCAAGGGCTACGAAGGAGGAAATGAGAGGGAATATGAGATTTTGATCAGGGACAATAGATCCAAAAATAAATGCTTCCGTGGATAGAAATAATATCTTGACAAATAAAGATGCAGCAGCTAAGGTAACTACGGGTTTATAGTGTGAATAAATTGCTGAATAGATTATAATCAGTCCATTGAGTATCGAGTAGATCCCATACAAATGCCCTAGAGTCTTTTCCGCCTTTATACTTAGCTCTACTCCACTAAATAGTTTTGAATCAATGTAGCCTCCGTTTTCAATCCCAGGAAGCGAGAATATGGCACGTCCAGCTGTGGTGAATTCAGTGAAGGAAATGAAGGAAAGAAGACCGCGAATTGCAAAGAGAACGTCGACTGTCATGatgattatgattattattagaAGTTACATTGGTGACCAATACAAAAAGAGATAGGAATAGAGAGAGGAGTTCATGCATATTACTCAGGTAGATTCGTCTTTAAAGAACAACTCTTCAATTATTCCCTGTGGTTCGTGTTCCTATGAATAGAATAATTGCATAGATTTAAAACGTCAACAAGGAGTGATAAAGGaatcattaaaacaaaatgaaaacataGTGTGGTACTTCTAATTCTGCTATTTTAATCGTGTAAAAATTATGAAGCATGAATAAGTGGAGATGTATAAAAACGCCCTTAATAGCATTAATCATCGCAATTATTAATAGAGtgtctaataaaaatatgcttaagtgatcattgaaaagaaaattaaaaaaaaaaaataataataataataatggaatgGAATAGATGAGTGATGAAGAGGAGGGAGCTGTCTTCAAGCTGAGCAGCATCAGTAAAAGAAATAAGAATTACTAATAATTCAACAGAAGCTGCCCAAAAAGAGAAaacgaaaaagaagaagaaatttaaaaggaagaagaaaagtcatccattatattaattattaaaagttaaaaactacAATACAATCACAAAATTGCAGAATTTTAAAGGATTAAGACAAGATACATGACGCAAAAACTGCGTCACACAACTCTCTTTGTCACATATCGATATCATCATTCAACGGTCACTTACTATTAGAGAGTGGATTGATATTCGAAAAGGAATGATGAGATCTTTGCAAAGAATGAAAACATGTACTGGTATAAAAAGACTTCTAAATCCGCACAGATTCacattgcaaataaaaaaaacgcgATCCAAGTCTCGCACGTAGCCTCAGAGACGATTAACTTTTGAGCCAAGACTTACGTATTATTTCTAGTGTTATTATGTTAGTAGCTAGCTAGTGTAGCTGTAGTCGTAGTGACTACTACTGTAGCTGCTGGAGGAGAGAGAAATATAGAGAGAGCTAGAACTACGAGAAAAAACTAGCTAGCTTTACCTCgctaatacaaaatatacattgttcaattatcagctgtcgatgtttctgcttctatTCTTTTAAACAGTGTTGAAAGGAGGATTTGAAATCGTTCTTGTTCAGCTGCGAACAATTTTCAACTGTTATTGGATAATAGtttcatagttgggaagaattggcttcCTACCTATCGATTTTGGGCCATTTTTTCTGGGGTTTCTTTTAGGAGAGGTTGCGATATGCATTAAAAACAAAGACGTGGCccctataaaaaaagaaaaaaaaattgagcatacTCACGTGACTCAATTCCAAGTCCTTCTGaagatataaatcaaaaataacccAAACAAATCCACCCTTTATTCAAGAAAGTTGAGCGAcgtttaatgtattttaatgacAGTTaaagcaatattattataattttaaatccgACCAATTCGTCCGCAAAttctccatttatttttaaattaaatatgaaatcgATTTAGGAACAAGGATTTATAActagatttattatttacgaTGATGGGCTGTGTGATGAAATACATAAAATCcctttattatgtaattttttattttaactattgcacaacttttttttttttttttatatattattagaattcACATTGCTGACATTTTTATTCTAGGTCTTGTTCAACCAAACTAAGGAGAGTACCCGTTGTTTGGAAGAGGAGAAATGATTCCGAGATCTCTACTTACTCGTCGTTTGATGTCTTCTACAGTGAATCCAAAGGAAGTTGAGAAATTCCGCTCCATGGATTGGTGGGGTCCTAAATGTGCTCCCCTGAAATCCATGAATCGGCTTCGTGTTCCATGGATTGTTGAGAACTCAGGGGGATTTCGCCCTGGCGTGACACGAATACTAGATGTTGGATGTGGAGGAGGCATACTTTCTGAGCCTTTAGCTCGGCTTCAGGGACTAGTCACGGGTTTAGATGTTGTTCAGGAAAACATTCATTCAGCTTCATCACGATTAAATCCCCAGATGAAGAAGAATCTCACATATGTTCACTCATCCATTGAGGACTTTGCACTAAACCATTCAGGGAATTCTCGAAATcctttttccccatttttttttttgttccctttAATATTTGCACTAATTATATCGTCATGAATGAATTAGATATGATTCGTAACTTTTGcaagtttatataaaaaggaacaaaaaaaaaagtttccttaTTTTTGCCTTCAACAGATCCAAAGTTTGACATAGTAGTGGCGTCAGAAGTGATTGAACACGTGGAGAATCCCTCCATATTTATTTCACATTGCGCCTCACTCCTTAAAGAGTCTGGATCTCTTTATATATCTACAATCAATCGTACTCCTCAGTCATGGCTTGGAGCCATCGTAGCTGCTGAATATATGTGCGGACTATTACCAAGGGGAACGCATGACTGGAATAAATTTCTTAAACCAAAAGAAGTTGAGGATGCTCTTACAAAAGCAGGTCTAAGGGTTCAATCCGTTCAGGGAATGATGTATATTCCATATTGGAACAAGTGGAGATGGATCTCTGATACGTCTATCAACTATGGCATTCATGCTATAAAGGAAAGCTCATCTGAAGTGaatctttaattacttttatttgatttttaaaagaaaaatcattggTTCCTGATCCATAAACTCTTATTTACATGTTTACTGTTAAAtatcattctaatttttatcttttaagtaataaaagttTAGATTGTCTCTTGAAAATGTGCATTACTTAAGAAATACAATTAATCCATATTTCTAAGCGTCATTTGCATCAAAATACACTGTTTGAGTTGTAATAACTCATTAATGTAAAGGACACATCATTACCCTACTGGAGTTCTACATATAATGGACTAAACTTATAAATAGACATTATTCACATTTAGAAAATCTATAAATTAGTTACTTGGACAGTTTTTATTCtatgagtaattataatttatgataacatAACTATTATCATGTCAGTGTAGTAAGTCGTAAACCATTTCCAAAATGAAAtactaggatttttttaataaaaaaaaaaatattactacttAAATATCTTAAAGTTTTCCCAAACCATGACCGGAAGTTACGTcctgggaagtttcgccctcatatatatattatagcattaatgtatcttccacatataatttaaggtcttcctttacttcaacttgaagtcctttgtaattaattatagcatttgagtaattaatatgaaataattgttgtttcttattataaggAATTCGAGCCGTTTTATATgttccattttaaaatatattaaaattgaattaaatgcactcattttacaatactgaatgcaaaaatgcattacaaatgacttcaattaggggagactaattttaaatcttagattatatgtagaagttacatttatcctataatatatgtatttggaaGAAACTTCCACAGGTCGGACTTAACATCCTAGAACCTTCCCAAACATATGAGTTGAGCATGGCAGGTTATACTCATTGtgattgtaattttatattgcGTTGGTCTGAAATGATTCTAACATTTTTCGTGTTTATGTAAGGGAATCAGAGCTTGTGAGTCCTATATGGGCTATTCACAATAAGTTAGCAACAGAAATTTCATAGCCTGTCACACTACAAGGATTTCAACCACTTAATCTTATCTAATGTAAAAACAACATCAAAGCTGAACAGTCAACACGTTTTAGTTTGCGCAACGACTACTTCTTCTAGTATTCCTTGATTTGtgtaatgaaaataaacattgaaataaaggcTCGCTTGCCTACAACTGATTTAGCTGCATTTCGTGCTAAAGTAGAAGCCCTCGGACCTGATGGGCCTGTAAGCATCATTAAACAAgaggatacattttttaacgCTCCAAATGCTCGGCTCAAACTGCGTGTAATTGATGAAAAAGAGTCTCAGCTTATTTCGTATAAAAGGTCTGATCAGTATGGTCCAAAAGGATCTGTATATGAAAAAGTGCCAGTGATTGAGCCTCAAAGTTTAAAGAGAGCTTTGGAAATGTCACATGGAATTAAAGGAACTGTCTCCAAAACTCGATATTTGTATGTGATAGGACAGACACGTGTGCATTGTGATGCAGTCAAAGGTTTGGGCGATTTCATGGAACTGGAGGTTGTATTGAATGAAGGTCAAAGTCTTGAGGAAGGAGATGTAATTGCGAAAAAGCTTATGAAAGATCTTGAAATTAAAGATGAGCATTTGGTGAAAGGGGCTTATCTAGATCTTCTTATACTCAAGTCTTGAACACTTCTCTTGTGTTTATTACTACGAAAACGATTTATCGGGGATTCAATTagtatattgtttaaaatgaataGATAACTAAGTGCACTCTAATAAATGCCAGGAAAATATTctatagtatatataattataaaatataatgtaatcatATTTGAGTGTTTGTGACATCATCATTATACAGGGTGCGAGGACAAAATCTGCCGATTAgtaaagacgacattactcGATAATCTAATCAGTTGATCCGTCTGCTATTGGCGTCAAAATGTACAGCGCGTCATaggatttaattattgtttatcaGTTTTAGCGATAGCATCACtctaagtgcccaagaaaaaccgatatgttcaatgagagagatcgaaGGTGCGCTGcaattcagattatgcttagtgataaTATGAAATAAGGCAATTCTGAAGCACCCAAAGGCGCCGAACATGCTGTGGTTCTTCTCTGATGAGAAGAATTTTGTTCAGGATCAAATCCACAATTCCCATAACcacttttgcgttcgtaccgtTCTCCTGTTGGCCTCCCTCATCGCCAGATTTGAATCCGTGGGACTACTTTGTGTGGTCCTACGTCGAGAACATGACCAATtactcctcccataacaccaaggaTTCTCATCATCTGCATCAAGGAGAAGTTCAGTGAGCTAGAACCAGCGTAGATTAAAAATGCCTGTTCGCGGTTTCGCAGCCGCATTGAGCGGGTTTTGGACGCAGACGGCAGGTACATAGAATAGATTACTGCTCTATatcataaatcattataaagaaattccttttttgaattatcaataaatattgaaaaataagcttgtagttgatttttttcgaatCGGCAGATTTTTTTCGAATCGGCAGATTTTTTCCTCGCACCCTGTACATAATTAATGTATTGAATGTTGTTGATCTGTGGAAATCGAATTAACCCTCACTATGTCGTAAATATTcctaattatgtacataaatacataccaGAGCTGTATTCAAGTCCATATTTAATCTAGAGTACAGCTCTGGCATGGTTTTTATTCTTGAGTCCATCAAAAAATTACTCGAGTCAAAATTGGACTATTGATACTTAAATAATAGTCATCCAGTAGTTGAGGAAGTTGAagtcaatataataattagctggttatcaattaattattgaattttttcgcTTTTGGAAGAAAGATTGCATTGGAGCTGAGCGCgcacaaataatttgtttatttacagGAGTAGCTCCTTATTTTGTAGGTTTACAGTAACAGCATTTTTTGTCtcttgtggtttttttttttccggtgATAAACTGAATGTAGGAAATTCGATCTTGTGTTACGGATTGAATATTCAATCAGAAATAAgtaagatattaatttatattaagaataacTTCTTTAAAGCCATGAGTGGTACTCAGTGAAAACGTGAATTCATATACaacatatttaagaaattttactATATGACTACTCTCGTAGATATGTACTAATTTGTCCTGGATGCAGTAAATTTGGAGttgtatttactattatttattaatgtttttttaattatctaaacATAAAACATCCAAATACTTTTAGGATGTTTTGCTATTGTCCAGGCTgcaattcaaatacaaaatctggaaaaaaaggaaaaacagatCCTGATGACGGTAATGAGGACAAAAGAAGACTATCTTTTCATTCTCTTCCCAAAGATGAAGATCTCCGCGAAAAATGGTTGAGATTAATACCGCGGGAAAATTGGAAACCTAGCAAATATGCTAAAATTTGTAACAAACATTTCGAAGATTCTTGCTTTGAGACAGAAACTTGCGACAAAAATATCTACAGAAAAAAgactatttcaaaattaaggCGTAGAAAATTGAAGCCTTATGCCCTTCCAACGCAATTTCCGGGGTTTTCTTCAGATTATGCTGAAAGTATCATTGGTCATAATGCTGAATTGCCTTCTCTTCCTTCTGTCAGGTACTGataaatagtatataatattcagatataattcatatttttttaagatctgcaaatgaagaaaatcaagTTCACAAGGACAAAGTGAGAAGTTTAAAAGATCTGGAGGAAAAACTTGATCGATTGAGTCATcctgaaaatattcaagaaaaatgggAGAACAATCAAGTCGTTTTTTACAGTGTTTTAGTCGTAGATCATTATCCTAAGATATCCTTCAGTTTGACTATTGATGAAGATTTAAAGTATTTCATGAAAATAGGAAAGCTACCTACACCTTCAAAGGAAGTGGCTCACATTTGTTCAACTTGTAAAATTAATCGAGCTTCtgatgtgaaaaatattttattttatttgagtaattttacTCGAGTAGAAGAGTCATCTTCAACGCTTGAGCACACAGTTGATCTATTGGAGAATCTCAGTGAAAAGAGTAATCATCTTAAATTTATCAAAGAGCAGTTAGCCCTTCATTCAAAACCTATATGTGCTAGGCGATATTCATTTCATACTCTAAATGCAGCCATGGTATGGCAGGCTACTAGTCCTGCTTTGTATAAACAGCTCGTTGGATCGGAATTAATTATTCTACCTAGTGAAAAACACTTAAAACGATTAACTAGCAAAGTGGAAGTATGGGCATGATTTTCACTATTTCTTCATTACtttgaaatgttaatttatttgctaaaaatagttcaaaaagaaaacagccgaaaatgtatgcatttttaaaaagaagagataacatcataaaaaatatattgattccaTTCGTTGTATTATTCACAtataaaatcaaagttaatCAGGACCAAACTGAtaagactgcagtctttttatattttttagactgATTCAACCTTATTGGCAAGTGACGTGTACagaataggtatatataaaattagtatcataattaattatgaattaacaagtcatttttttaaatcatttactGGATTCAAATGAAGTACATCATGTCCAATTCAAAATGGGAATAGTCGAATTCTAAAGgatcatattttacaaatgaaatatataggttgtgtacaagttacgattTTGTAACAGTTGTAACTCGTATATGTAAGttgtatgtacaagttgcaaccaaaaaaaaatgagatgaataacaTAAAGAATTTGGAGCGCTTGTGATGaagataatacaataatttaatattctcgGGATAACCAATAAAcatttgatgtaatttttgatttaaaaaaaaatgataattactaattaataagtattcgatgtcacatt from Lepeophtheirus salmonis chromosome 1, UVic_Lsal_1.4, whole genome shotgun sequence includes these protein-coding regions:
- the LOC121131784 gene encoding uncharacterized protein, whose translation is MFCYCPGCNSNTKSGKKGKTDPDDGNEDKRRLSFHSLPKDEDLREKWLRLIPRENWKPSKYAKICNKHFEDSCFETETCDKNIYRKKTISKLRRRKLKPYALPTQFPGFSSDYAESIIGHNAELPSLPSVRSANEENQVHKDKVRSLKDLEEKLDRLSHPENIQEKWENNQVVFYSVLVVDHYPKISFSLTIDEDLKYFMKIGKLPTPSKEVAHICSTCKINRASDVKNILFYLSNFTRVEESSSTLEHTVDLLENLSEKSNHLKFIKEQLALHSKPICARRYSFHTLNAAMVWQATSPALYKQLVGSELIILPSEKHLKRLTSKVEVWA
- the LOC121131783 gene encoding uncharacterized protein yields the protein MTVDVLFAIRGLLSFISFTEFTTAGRAIFSLPGIENGGYIDSKLFSGVELSIKAEKTLGHLYGIYSILNGLIIIYSAIYSHYKPVVTLAAASLFVKILFLSTEAFIFGSIVPDQNLIFPLISSFVALGATLALPFIIGGGGEGGLFWSSEENEDILRTMKFSKGATGGHKRKIR
- the LOC121131786 gene encoding adenylate cyclase CyaB; this encodes MKINIEIKARLPTTDLAAFRAKVEALGPDGPVSIIKQEDTFFNAPNARLKLRVIDEKESQLISYKRSDQYGPKGSVYEKVPVIEPQSLKRALEMSHGIKGTVSKTRYLYVIGQTRVHCDAVKGLGDFMELEVVLNEGQSLEEGDVIAKKLMKDLEIKDEHLVKGAYLDLLILKS
- the Coq3 gene encoding ubiquinone biosynthesis O-methyltransferase, mitochondrial, producing MIPRSLLTRRLMSSTVNPKEVEKFRSMDWWGPKCAPLKSMNRLRVPWIVENSGGFRPGVTRILDVGCGGGILSEPLARLQGLVTGLDVVQENIHSASSRLNPQMKKNLTYVHSSIEDFALKTDPKFDIVVASEVIEHVENPSIFISHCASLLKESGSLYISTINRTPQSWLGAIVAAEYMCGLLPRGTHDWNKFLKPKEVEDALTKAGLRVQSVQGMMYIPYWNKWRWISDTSINYGIHAIKESSSEVNL